From a single Saccharomyces kudriavzevii IFO 1802 strain IFO1802 genome assembly, chromosome: 15 genomic region:
- the ISU2 gene encoding putative iron-binding protein ISU2 (similar to Saccharomyces cerevisiae ISU2 (YOR226C) and ISU1 (YPL135W); ancestral locus Anc_8.647) — MFARLANTAHYRPLTGSSIIRATKRLYHPKVIDHYTNPRNVGSMDKSLANVGTGIVGAPACGDVIKLQIQVNDKSGIIENVKFKTFGCGSAIASSSYMTELVRGMSLDEAVKIKNTEIAKELSLPPVKLHCSMLAEDAIKAAIKDYKTKRNPSVLH, encoded by the coding sequence ATGTTTGCCAGACTCGCCAATACAGCCCATTATAGGCCTCTCACGGGCTCCAGCATAATAAGAGCAACTAAGAGACTGTACCATCCTAAGGTAATTGACCACTACACAAACCCAAGAAACGTCGGATCCATGGACAAGTCCCTGGCAAACGTCGGAACGGGGATTGTGGGCGCCCCTGCTTGTGGGGACGTGATAAAATTACAGATACAAGTGAACGACAAGTCGGGCATCATCGAGAACGTCAAGTTCAAGACGTTTGGGTGTGGATCTGCCATCGCGTCTTCCTCCTATATGACGGAGCTGGTACGCGGTATGTCGCTTGACGAGGCAGTCAAGATCAAAAACACGGAAATTGCAAAAGAATTGAGTCTACCTCCTGTGAAACTGCATTGCTCCATGCTCGCAGAGGACGCCATCAAGGCGGCTATAAAGGACTACAAAACGAAGAGGAACCCGTCCGTTTTGCATTGA